In Phlebotomus papatasi isolate M1 chromosome 1, Ppap_2.1, whole genome shotgun sequence, the following proteins share a genomic window:
- the LOC129810486 gene encoding protein SYS1 homolog, producing the protein MVRTTAGSFRNTQWDPILLISQIVAMQTLLYTSLGMIMFFMDLIAGANHTLDHIFEYHEIHVFDLGGRLVICAFVLNSFGGALALWFIVRRTKLCLDFTCTFHLIHLVICWWYNSAFPTSFSWWLLNTVCGVLMCICGEFMCLKTEMREIPVGYSALNQRADL; encoded by the exons ATGGTTAGAACAACAGCAGGATCCTTTAGAAATACACAATGGGATCCCATACTACTGATATCACAGATTGTTGCAATGCAAACTCTTCTCTACACGAGCTTGGGCATGATAATGTTCTTCATGGACTTGATTGCTGGTGCAAATCACACGCTGGATCATATTTTTGAGTATCAT GAAATTCACGTCTTTGATTTGGGAGGACGACTTGTGATCTGTGCATTCGTCCTCAATTCTTTCGGTGGTGCTTTGGCTCTGTGGTTCATCGTTCGCCGGACTAAATTGTGTCTCGACTTCACATGCACTTTCCACCTGATACATTTGGTCATCTGTTGGTGGTACAACTCTGCTTTCCCTACGTCCTTCTCCTGGTGGCTTTTGAATACCGTCTGTGGAGTCCTGATGTGCATCTGTGGTGAATTCATGTGTCTCAAGACGGAAATGCGAGAAATCCCAGTTGGCTATTCGGCACTCAACCAACGAGCCGATCTCTAA
- the LOC129810454 gene encoding protein FAM114A2 has protein sequence MSSSEGEFESADEDFAVEEKKSAKKEKEESVSVKITSDNKNQIVARKSSSEIQSGLLEAIADVKIDTSAEEHSSREPEIQEKSPEKEDDSKKSNKRSVRKIEKPSREGKPKPMKLGMKLNSPTGPRDPSSKESAPFTVVQAPPEPKIVPQAEPKDPEKQSNDGWDFDDWGDSDAIDSKKDQGEAEDKDGWDRDDWESDDWEKPTKFDTEDSKKSGGENLYSVFPVLSEISQQKPSETEKNSGIFQNLSRMIKTSQASSSYDTFPVLGELGTKQTFSEPPQDEMQKPKEKEEEKLSSVLDKLSNDTSKSQSWGWKPWGGFSTLLSTASEGVATLTHGLSSVIETGMGVPDPADLAKAQKEEAAKRGEGEPDGTVTPSSETSDSSKKSEERSLKFGQLVSGVQQIGNKVISGGLDTLEGIGKKTMTILQENDPGLMNKRKMLGLESERPVLSQILREAKEKTEETERQMKQMHKHLYRKQLHFETLFDDYCGLVHLEALEILSKQCVLKLQSLLAPLTGKALQEMQETIGEVKELCELPEMEADDADGMHTVEELREKFGTAVEDLGIEVDFREILESWQSYTNWLMEKNMKQSREIHDKALHCLAETTALCVCKMHKLAELILVLDHHSTANEADSLVQLTTIFCWHLNGIAARFGDLLSGPGVSVNPDEEADDPNSLITSIFLEGSNSTSYVQNAFQLFIPILQLGAA, from the exons ATGTCGAGTTCAGAAGGTGAATTTGAGAGTGCTGATGAGGATTTTGCTGTGGAAGAGAAGAAAAGtgcaaaaaaggaaaaagaagaaaGTGTTTCTGTGAAAATTACCAGTGACAACAAAAATCAAATCGTGGCTAGAAAATCGTCATCGGAAATCCAATCTGGGCTACTCGAGGCCATAGCTGATGTGAAAATTGATACATCTGCTGAGGAACATAGTTCCAGAGAACCAGAAATTCAGGAAAAATCTCCAGAAAAGGAAGATGACTCAAAGAAATCCAATAAACGATCCGTTCGAAAGATCGAGAAACCTTCTCGTGAAGGAAAACCTAAACCAATGAAGCTGGGTATGAAATTAAACAGTCCTACAGGCCCTAGAGACCCCTCCTCAAAAGAATCCGCACCATTTACCGTGGTACAGGCCCCACCAGAGCCCAAAATTGTGCCCCAGGCTGAGCCAAAAGACCCTGAAAAGCAATCAAATGACGGATGGGACTTCGATGATTGGGGAGATAGTGATGCAATCGATAGCAAGAAAGACCAGGGTGAGGCAGAAGACAAAGACGGATGGGACAGAGATGACTGGGAATCGGATGATTGGGAAAAACCAACGAAATTCGACACTGAAGATTCAAAAAAATCCGGAGGAGAAAATTTATACAGTGTTTTTCCAGTTCTCTCAGAAATTTCCCAGCAAAAACCATCGGAAACTGAAAAAAATTCAGGAATCTTTCAGAATCTATCGAGAATGATTAAAACCTCCCAAGCCTCATCATCCTATGATACCTTTCCTGTTTTGGGTGAATTGGGAACAAAGCAAACATTCAGTGAACCTCCTCAGGATGAAATGCAAAAACCCAAGGAAAAAGAGGAGGAAAAACTTTCCAGTGTGTTAGATAAATTGTCCAATGATACCTCGAAATCCCAATCATGGGGCTGGAAGCCATGGGGAGGATTCTCGACGCTCCTTTCAACGGCATCAGAAGGAGTAGCAACCCTTACTCATGGCTTGTCTTCGGTTATTGAGACAGGAATGGGTGTTCCAGACCCAGCAGATTTAGCCAAAGCTCAGAAGGAGGAAGCCGCAAAACGTGGGGAAGGTGAACCTGATGGAACTGTAACTCCGAGTTCAGAAACTTCAGATAGCAGCAAAAAATCCGAGGAGAGGTCATTAAAATTCGGTCAACTGGTTTCGGGTGTTCAGCAAATTGGGAACAAAGTGATAAGCGGTGGCTTGGACACCCTCGAGGGTATTGGGAAAAAGACAATGACGATACTCCAAGAGAATGATCCCGGACTCATGAATAAGAGGAAAATGCTCGGGTTGGAGAGCGAGAGACCCGTACTAAGTCAG attttgcgaGAAGCCAAGGAAAAGACGGAGGAGACTGAGAGGCAGATGAAGCAGATGCATAAACATCTCTACAGAAAACAATTGCACTTTGAGACCCTTTTCGACGACTACTGCGGTTTAGTGCACCTTGAGGCACTGGAAATCCTCTCAAAGCAATGCGTCCTGAAACTCCAGTCCCTGCTGGCTCCGCTGACGGGGAAGGCACTTCAGGAGATGCAGGAGACCATTGGGGAGGTCAAGGAACTGTGTGAATTGCCAGAGATGGAGGCGGATGATGCAGATGGGATGCACACGGTTGAGGAGTTGAGAGAAAAATTTGGGACGGCTGTTGAAGATTTGGGCATTGAGGTGGACTTCAGGGAGATCCTAGAGAGTTGGCAATCCTATACAAATTGGCTGATGGAGAAGAACATGAAGCAGAGTAGGGAAATTCACGATAAGGCCCTCCATTGCCTGGCAGAGACGACAGCTCTTTGCGTGTGCAAGATGCACAAATTGGCAGAGTTGATTTTGGTGCTGGATCATCACAGTACAGCCAATGAAGCAGACAGCCTGGTTCAGTTGACGACGATTTTCTGCTGGCACTTGAATGGAATTGCTGCGAGATTTGGGGATCTACTCAGTGGACCTGGCGTGAGTGTAAATCCCGATGAGGAAGCTGATGATCCCAATAGTTTGATAACGTCGATTTTCCTCGAGGGTTCAAATAGCACGTCCTACGTTCAGAATGCCTTCCAACTCTTCATACCCATTCTTCAACTAGGAGCCGCGTGA
- the LOC129810491 gene encoding V-type proton ATPase subunit G-like, translating into MASNTQGIQQLLAAEKKAAEKVAEARKRKARRLKQAKDEATEEIEKYRVEREQQFKDFEAKHVGSREGVANKIEADTRLKIDDMNRTVQNHKERVIQEILTHIYNIEPEMHKNFKNSAK; encoded by the exons ATGGCCAGCAACACCCAGGGAATCCAGCAATTGCTGGCAGCTGAAAAGAAGGCAGCAGAGAAGGTTGCTGAAGCACGAAAAC GCAAGGCTCGTCGTCTAAAGCAGGCCAAAGATGAGGCAACGGAGGAAATTGAGAAGTACAGGGTGGAGCGCGAGCAACAATTCAAGGACTTTGAGGCAAAACATGTTGGTTCCAGGGAGGGAGTTGCCAATAAAATTGAGGCAGATACAAGGTTGAAAATTGACGATATGAATAGGACAGTGCAGAATCACAAGGAGCGCGTGATCCAAGAAATCCTGACGCATATCTACAACATTGAACCAGAGATGCACAAGAACTTCAAGAATTCAGCCAAGTAA
- the LOC129810478 gene encoding nucleolar protein 12, which translates to MGKNQRNTSKGRGRTRRKLIVEFDEKKRREFLTGFRKRKLQRKERAKEEIEQKLKLEKKQLKEDIRNNITKQFKKSFQTIPELEEQEEADEEEYETEDVTVKITELSTYDLAQENNWVGQNRPKYDEKAEVKEESEESDKEEIPGMSVSSQKSKESSASSTSKGQTPLEALKSKKELNRMVQDHTMKFLKKSKAFKMKTQLQRSKNRKKARREKNQKMKLLKKQSKKTGGKGKNSKNK; encoded by the exons ATGGGTAAAAACCAGAGAAACACATCCAAAGGACGAGGAAGGACTCGTCGGAAGCTTATAGTTGAGTTCGATGAGAAGAAAAGAAG GGAATTCCTCACGGGTTTCCGGAAGAGAAAATTGCAGAGGAAAGAACGTGCCAAGGAGGAAATTGAGCAGAAATTGAAGTTAGAAAAGAAACAATTGAAGGAAGATATACGCAATAATATTACGAAgcaattcaaaaaatccttccAAACAATTCCCGAACTTGAGGAACAGGAAGAAGCTGATGAGGAGGAGTATGAGACTGAAGATGTGACGGTAAAGATAACAGAATTGTCTACATATGATTTGGCTCAGGAGAATAATTGGGTGGGACAAAATAGGCCCAAGTATGATGAAAAAGCTGAGGTGAAAGAGGAATCTGAGGAGAGCGACAAAGAAGAAATTCCTGGGATGAGTGTTAGTTCTCAGAAAAGTAAGGAATCATCTGCAAGTAGTACTTCTAAAGGACAAACCCCTTTGGAGGCCCTAAAATCAAAGAAAGAACTCAACAGAATGGTACAGGATCATACAATGAAGTTCCTGAAGAAGAGCAAAGCCTTCAAGATGAAGACCCAATTGCAGAGATCGAAAAATAGGAAGAAGGCTCGTCGGGAAAAGAATCAAAAGATGAAATTATTGAAGAAACAGAGTAAGAAAACGGGTGGAAAAggcaaaaatagcaaaaataaataa
- the LOC129810470 gene encoding probable dimethyladenosine transferase, producing the protein MPKIKSEKKSRVHKEVQKQGIVFNKDFGQHILKNPLVITSMIDKSAIRSTDVVLEIGPGTGNMTVKILEKAKKVIACEIDTRLVAELQKRVQGTPYQSKLQIMIGDVLKSELPFFDLCIANIPYQISSPLVFKLLLHRPFFRCAILMFQREFAQRLVAKPGDKLYCRLSINTQLLARCDMIMKVGKNNFRPPPKVESSVVRIEPRNPPPPINYQEWDGLTRIAFLRKNKTLGAAFKTSSVLETMEKNYKIHCSMKNIDIPEHFNVKQKIEEILLRNQADQMRARTMDIDDFMKLLYAFNADGFHFN; encoded by the exons ATGCCTAAAATAAAGAGTGAAAAGAAATCTAGGGTGCACAAGGAAGTGCAGAAACAag GGATTGTTTTCAACAAGGATTTCGGGCAGCATATTCTCAAGAATCCCCTCGTAATCACGAGTATGATTGACAAATCTGCCATCAGATCGACAGATGTAGTCCTGGAGATTGGTCCAGGAACTGGTAATATGACGGTAAAGATATTGGAGAAGGCAAAGAAGGTGATAGCATGTGAAATTGACACACGACTCGTGGCAGAGCTTCAGAAACGAGTTCAGGGAACTCCTTACCAATCCAAACTCCAGATTATGATTGGGGATGTGTTGAAATCCGAGCTGCCCTTTTTCGATCTCTGCATAGCCAACATCCCCTACCAGATTAGCTCTCCACTTGTATTCAAACTCTTGCTGCATCGACCCTTCTTCCGTTGCGCCATCCTCATGTTCCAGAGGGAATTTGCACAGAGATTGGTGGCTAAGCCGGGAGACAAACTCTACTGCCGACTGAGTATAAACACCCAACTCCTGGCACGCTGTGACATGATCATGAAAGTGGGTAAGAACAATTTCAGGCCACCACCAAAAGTTGAATCGAGCGTAGTCCGTATTGAACCGCGCAATCCCCCGCCTCCGATTAACTACCAAGAATGGGATGGTCTCACGCGGATAGCCTTCCTGAGGAAGAATAAAACCCTCGGAGCAGCCTTTAAGACCTCCTCTGTCCTGGAGACAATGGAGAAAAACTACAAAATTCACTGTTCCATGAAGAATATCGATATTCCGGAACATTTCAATGTGAAGCAGAAGATAGAGGAGATCCTGCTGAGGAACCAAGCTGATCAGATGAGAGCTAGGACAATGGACATTGATGACTTTATGAAATTGCTGTACGCCTTTAACGCTGACGGTTTCCATTTTAATTGA